A window of the Anaerolineales bacterium genome harbors these coding sequences:
- a CDS encoding PIN domain nuclease, with protein sequence MSVEFIFRLIGMVVFGIIGTYLGILLGNSTGQSPELAGFMLCLVGILFGLIMTPYFTTRPLRYIRRTLLSVSTQTLASGLTGLVVGLIIAALLTFPLSLLPPPFGKVLPFVAVVLFGYLGIAVFVMRQADLFSLFRVGQSRSGEESSSSAQPPSRTVLLDTSVIIDGRIADIARTGFLVGTLLIPRFVLNELQFIADSSDNLRRQRGRRGIEVISQLQKDTTTPLRISDMDVEGVREVDDKLVVLARQLRCPILTNDYNLNRIAELQGVSVLNVNELANAVKLVFLPGESLEVNVIQEGKESGQGVGYLDDGTMVVVEDGRSYLSKKINVTVTKVLQTAAGRMVFARLERED encoded by the coding sequence ATGAGTGTTGAATTTATTTTCCGACTTATCGGAATGGTTGTGTTTGGTATTATTGGAACCTATTTGGGTATCCTGCTTGGAAATTCAACCGGCCAATCTCCAGAGTTAGCCGGCTTCATGTTATGCCTGGTGGGAATCCTTTTTGGGTTGATCATGACCCCATATTTCACCACCCGGCCACTCCGCTATATCCGCAGGACTTTATTGAGTGTCTCAACCCAGACGCTAGCTTCGGGATTGACTGGCCTGGTGGTTGGCCTGATCATCGCCGCGCTTCTGACGTTTCCGCTCTCACTCTTGCCTCCACCGTTTGGCAAGGTTCTCCCCTTCGTAGCTGTGGTATTGTTTGGCTATCTGGGTATCGCTGTGTTTGTCATGCGGCAAGCTGACCTTTTCTCACTATTCAGGGTCGGCCAGAGCCGATCGGGCGAGGAATCATCTTCAAGCGCTCAGCCACCCTCACGAACTGTCCTTCTAGATACCAGTGTGATTATTGACGGTCGGATAGCCGATATTGCCCGGACAGGCTTCCTGGTAGGCACCTTGCTGATCCCACGCTTTGTTCTGAACGAGCTACAGTTCATTGCCGATTCATCCGATAACCTGCGCAGGCAGCGTGGAAGGCGCGGGATCGAGGTGATCTCCCAGCTGCAGAAAGATACTACCACACCGCTTCGCATCAGCGACATGGATGTGGAAGGTGTGCGTGAAGTTGACGATAAGCTGGTTGTGTTAGCCCGCCAGCTGCGTTGCCCCATACTCACTAACGACTACAATCTAAATAGGATTGCTGAGCTGCAGGGGGTCAGTGTGCTCAACGTCAATGAGCTGGCTAATGCGGTGAAGTTAGTATTCCTTCCGGGTGAATCCCTGGAAGTTAATGTCATTCAGGAAGGTAAGGAATCCGGGCAGGGTGTGGGCTACCTGGATGACGGCACCATGGTGGTTGTTGAAGATGGTCGCAGTTACCTGAGCAAGAAGATCAATGTCACCGTAACAAAAGTTCTGCAGACTGCTGCAGGGCGGATGGTCTTTGCACGGCTGGAAAGAGAAGATTAA
- a CDS encoding cysteine--tRNA ligase has protein sequence MALRIYNTLTRQKEDLQTIEPGVVTMYVCGPTVYDKAHVGHAMSALVFDIIRRYLEYRGFRVRHAMNYTDVDDKIINKANQLGMDPIKLAEKYIEEFGKHLADLNILPATVYPRATHEIQNIIQLITRLGEEGYAYEVNGDVYFRVSKDKQYGKLSARQLEDMQAGARINIDERKENPMDFALWKSSKPGEPAWDSPWGKGRPGWHIECSAMSMHHLGEQIDIHGGGNDLIFPHHENEIAQTECATGKPFAHYWVHNGMMQLAGEKMSKSLGNLVTIEDFLASHEGDVLRMMVLNSSYRNPLTFGDEIITQAERALERLRLALRPAADGNVDEGEPVNNLQQQVEATRKGFTDCMDDDFNTAGALGYLFELVRVINQAKDAGVTAGIVGEAQGLLRELMNVLGLRAERPLQGGEATPFIQLLIDMRRELRQQKLWRLTDQIRARLVELGVLLEDTKDGTTWRWK, from the coding sequence ATGGCTCTACGAATCTATAATACATTAACGCGACAGAAGGAAGACCTCCAGACCATCGAGCCCGGTGTGGTAACCATGTATGTCTGCGGCCCAACGGTGTACGATAAAGCCCATGTAGGGCACGCCATGTCTGCCCTGGTATTTGACATTATTCGCCGCTATCTTGAATATCGCGGTTTTCGCGTACGCCATGCCATGAACTACACCGATGTGGATGACAAGATTATCAACAAGGCGAACCAGCTCGGCATGGACCCAATCAAATTAGCCGAAAAGTATATTGAGGAGTTCGGGAAACACCTGGCTGACCTGAATATTTTACCGGCAACTGTTTACCCGCGAGCCACCCACGAGATTCAAAATATCATACAATTGATCACCCGCTTGGGTGAAGAAGGCTATGCATACGAAGTTAACGGCGATGTTTATTTCCGGGTTAGCAAGGATAAGCAGTACGGAAAATTGTCAGCGCGTCAGCTGGAAGACATGCAAGCTGGAGCAAGGATCAATATTGACGAGCGTAAAGAGAACCCGATGGATTTTGCGTTGTGGAAATCCTCCAAGCCCGGAGAGCCCGCCTGGGATAGTCCATGGGGAAAAGGCCGCCCAGGCTGGCATATCGAATGCTCAGCCATGAGCATGCACCACCTGGGTGAGCAGATCGACATTCATGGCGGGGGTAACGACTTGATCTTCCCGCACCACGAGAACGAGATTGCCCAGACGGAGTGCGCAACGGGTAAGCCATTTGCCCATTACTGGGTGCACAATGGCATGATGCAACTGGCCGGTGAGAAAATGTCGAAGTCATTGGGTAACCTGGTGACGATTGAAGATTTCCTGGCCTCCCACGAAGGTGATGTGCTGCGCATGATGGTGCTGAATTCCAGTTACCGTAATCCACTGACGTTCGGAGATGAGATCATCACTCAGGCTGAACGGGCTCTGGAGCGTCTGCGGCTTGCCCTTCGCCCAGCCGCTGATGGAAATGTCGATGAAGGTGAGCCGGTTAACAACCTGCAGCAGCAGGTGGAAGCCACGCGCAAGGGTTTCACTGATTGCATGGATGACGACTTCAATACCGCTGGAGCCCTGGGATATCTCTTTGAGCTGGTGCGGGTGATCAACCAGGCTAAGGATGCTGGGGTTACTGCCGGGATCGTTGGGGAAGCACAGGGCTTGCTGCGTGAATTGATGAATGTATTAGGCTTGCGTGCTGAACGCCCCTTGCAGGGTGGGGAAGCCACACCGTTCATCCAATTGCTGATCGATATGCGGCGTGAACTACGCCAGCAAAAATTATGGCGGCTTACCGACCAGATTCGCGCTCGACTCGTGGAACTTGGCGTGCTGCTTGAAGATACCAAAGATGGTACGACATGGCGCTGGAAATAA
- a CDS encoding class I SAM-dependent methyltransferase: MITAAAGKRLEGRMLENGCGVGMYLQHLASQVKSIVGLEYELERAKEAQAHSSQVINGACEHLPFPANAFDVILSHEVLEHVSDDQRSVSEMLRVLSPGGIIVLFVPNLGYPFETHGIYWHGRYHFGNIPLIHYLPVKLRKQLMPHVRVYSSSDLAKLFKGMPVRITDRKIIFGAYDNIINRFPTMGRFLRRLLQWLENTPLKVFGLSHLWIIEKI, from the coding sequence ATGATCACCGCAGCAGCAGGGAAGCGCCTGGAGGGGCGTATGCTCGAAAATGGCTGTGGCGTGGGGATGTACCTGCAACACCTCGCTTCGCAGGTGAAGTCGATCGTTGGGCTGGAGTATGAGCTGGAGCGGGCGAAGGAAGCTCAAGCCCACTCTTCTCAAGTGATCAATGGTGCCTGCGAACATCTTCCCTTCCCAGCGAATGCCTTTGACGTCATCCTGAGCCATGAAGTCCTCGAGCATGTCAGCGATGACCAGCGGTCGGTCAGCGAGATGCTACGCGTGCTTAGCCCAGGGGGCATCATCGTGCTGTTCGTTCCAAATCTGGGCTACCCGTTTGAAACCCACGGAATCTACTGGCATGGTCGTTATCATTTCGGTAACATCCCCTTGATCCATTACCTGCCGGTGAAGTTGCGGAAGCAGCTGATGCCGCACGTGCGTGTATACTCGAGCTCCGATCTGGCAAAGCTGTTCAAGGGAATGCCTGTGCGAATCACGGATCGAAAGATCATTTTTGGCGCATACGACAACATTATTAACCGCTTCCCCACCATGGGCAGGTTCTTACGCCGCCTGCTGCAATGGCTGGAAAATACCCCCCTGAAGGTTTTCGGCTTATCCCACTTGTGGATAATTGAGAAGATCTGA
- a CDS encoding 23S rRNA (guanosine(2251)-2'-O)-methyltransferase RlmB — MKEWLYGRNATYEALLAQRRQFFRLKLATGVEEKGHLAEIIKMASILKLPIERVSRGSLDSLGYGHQGVALEASGYPYSAVQDALHQAARRNEAPFLLILDVLQDPQNLGTLLRTAEAVGIHGVLLPFKHTATVTPAVVNSSSGASEHLLIVQVNLAQAIEQLKAENIWVIGLEAGTDAQPLDKLNLKGPLALVVGGEGSGMRTLVRKSCDALLQLPMQGRVESLNAAVAGSIALYFAWQARGFHSQPPSQLKR; from the coding sequence ATGAAGGAATGGTTATACGGTCGGAATGCAACCTATGAAGCCTTGCTTGCCCAGAGACGGCAATTCTTCCGCTTGAAGCTGGCAACCGGGGTGGAAGAAAAAGGCCACCTGGCAGAAATAATAAAAATGGCTTCTATCTTGAAGCTTCCAATAGAAAGAGTCTCGCGTGGCAGCCTTGACTCACTCGGCTACGGTCACCAGGGTGTAGCCCTGGAAGCCAGTGGTTATCCATACAGCGCTGTTCAGGACGCCTTGCACCAAGCCGCCCGACGAAATGAAGCACCTTTTTTACTCATCTTGGATGTGCTGCAAGACCCTCAGAACCTGGGCACACTGCTGCGTACCGCAGAAGCAGTAGGGATCCATGGAGTGTTGCTGCCTTTCAAGCACACCGCCACAGTCACCCCTGCAGTGGTGAACTCATCATCAGGAGCTTCCGAGCACCTTTTGATTGTTCAGGTCAATCTTGCCCAGGCGATCGAACAGCTGAAGGCCGAAAATATCTGGGTGATCGGGTTGGAGGCGGGAACAGATGCCCAACCCCTGGATAAGCTTAATCTGAAAGGACCCTTGGCGCTGGTTGTGGGGGGTGAAGGCAGCGGCATGCGCACCCTGGTGCGGAAATCCTGTGATGCCTTGCTACAACTTCCCATGCAGGGCAGGGTGGAGTCATTGAACGCCGCGGTCGCTGGCTCAATCGCGCTTTATTTTGCATGGCAGGCTCGGGGATTTCACTCCCAACCCCCTAGTCAACTCAAAAGATAA